From the genome of Clarias gariepinus isolate MV-2021 ecotype Netherlands chromosome 28, CGAR_prim_01v2, whole genome shotgun sequence, one region includes:
- the LOC128516016 gene encoding retinal cone rhodopsin-sensitive cGMP 3',5'-cyclic phosphodiesterase subunit gamma-like, whose product MNTAPPAGSALSAPAGGVGPTTPKKGPPKFKQRQTRTFKSKAPKPGQKGFGDDIPGMEGLGTDFTVVCPWEAFGDMELSDLAKYGII is encoded by the exons ATGAACACAGCGCCCCCTGCAGGAAGTGCTTTATCAGCTCCAGCAGGCGGAGTCGGCCCAACTACGCCAAAAAAGGGCCCACCCAAATTTAAACAGAGACAAACACGCACATTTAAGAGCAAGGCGCCTAAACCCGGCCAGAAAGG ATTTGGTGATGACATCCCAGGAATGGAGGGCCTCGGTACAG ATTTCACAGTTGTTTGCCCCTGGGAGGCCTTCGGTGACATGGAGCTCAGCGACCTAGCCAAATATGGCATCATATAA